In Helicobacter pylori, the following are encoded in one genomic region:
- a CDS encoding peptide chain release factor N(5)-glutamine methyltransferase — protein sequence MTLSQALNKAKKELSQKGFRGGLESEILLGFVLQKERVFLHTHAYLELNHEEEVRFFEWVEKRLNDCPIEYLLESCDFYGRSFFVNEHVLIPRPETEILVKKALDIISQYHLKEIGEIGIGSACVSVSLALENPKISIHASDISPKALEVALKNIERFNLKERVFLKQTCLWDHMPTIEMLVSNPPYIARDYPLEKSVLKEPHEALFGGVKGDEILKEIIFLAAKLKIPFLACEMGYDQLKSLKECLEFCGYDAEFYKDLSGFDRGFVGVLKSFLR from the coding sequence ATGACCCTTTCACAAGCCCTAAACAAAGCCAAAAAAGAATTATCGCAAAAAGGTTTTAGGGGTGGCTTAGAGTCTGAAATTTTATTAGGCTTTGTCTTGCAAAAAGAAAGGGTTTTTTTACACACGCATGCTTATTTAGAGTTAAACCACGAAGAAGAGGTGCGCTTTTTTGAATGGGTAGAAAAGCGTTTGAACGACTGCCCCATAGAATATTTATTAGAAAGCTGTGATTTTTATGGGCGCTCTTTTTTCGTGAATGAGCATGTTTTAATCCCACGGCCTGAAACGGAGATTTTAGTCAAAAAAGCCCTTGATATTATTTCTCAATACCATTTAAAAGAGATAGGCGAAATAGGCATAGGGAGTGCTTGCGTGTCCGTTAGTTTGGCTTTAGAAAACCCCAAAATTTCCATTCATGCGAGCGATATTTCACCCAAAGCTTTAGAAGTGGCGTTAAAAAACATTGAACGCTTTAATTTAAAAGAGCGTGTTTTTTTAAAACAAACATGCCTTTGGGATCATATGCCAACGATAGAAATGCTTGTCTCTAACCCGCCTTATATCGCTAGAGATTATCCTTTGGAAAAATCCGTCCTCAAAGAACCGCACGAAGCCCTTTTTGGGGGGGTTAAAGGCGATGAAATCTTAAAAGAAATCATTTTTTTAGCCGCTAAATTAAAAATCCCTTTTTTGGCCTGTGAAATGGGGTATGACCAGTTGAAAAGCTTGAAAGAATGCTTGGAGTTTTGCGGTTATGATGCAGAGTTTTACAAGGATTTGAGCGGCTTTGATAGAGGGTTTGTGGGCGTTTTAAAAAGTTTTT